The Miscanthus floridulus cultivar M001 chromosome 6, ASM1932011v1, whole genome shotgun sequence genomic interval CACATGTACAAGGACTACTCCCTCATGAAGCATTTCTTAACCAACGGCTCCAAGAaatgggagcagaagaagaagcccGAGGCAGAAGCTGACGACGCCGAAGAAAAGGACGGCGACTTTCCATCGCTGGAtggatgcctcatgatcttcggtgggccagAGGCATACGACTCCAAGCGTCGATAGAAGCTCACACATCGAGAAGTCTATGAAGCCGAGCCCGCCATGCTCGCTTTCCTTAAATGGTCAGGGTCTCCCATAAGCTTCGACCGATCCAACCACCCAGATAGCGTCACACACCCAAGCAAGtacccgctcatggtcgaccctatcgtggcacgaagcggctcactaaggtactgatggatggaggcagcgacctcaacatcatgtatgctgagACGCTCGACGCTATGGGCATCGATCGAGCGCGCATCCGACCGACCAGGGCGCCTTTCCACAGCAACGTGCTGGGAAAGCAGGCCATACCAATCGAGCAGATCAACCTACCTATCACCTTTGGGAATCTATCcaactataggacagagaccctcaccttcgaggtagtcaggtTGCCCTCGGTCTACCACGCCATTTCCCAATTACCAtgttacgtgaagttcatggccgttcccaattacacctacctcaagctcaagatgctaggcccatgtggggtcatcaccgtcgacacTTCTTTTTAGagggcctatgagtgcgaggtcaagaGTTGCGAGCTTGCTTCGGCAACCCTCGCTTTTAAGGAGCTTGCAGCAATCGGGAAGGACATCGCTGAAGGAGCACCCGACATGAAGTGGGTGGCCGGATCCTTTGAGCCTACAGAGAACGCCAAGGAGGTCCTTGTCGACCCTGATAACTCCGTCGACAAGATGGTGGGCATCGGCACCGACCTCTCCCCTAAGTAGGaaggcgcgctcatcgacttcctctgcgccaatcaagacatctttgcgtggaaacccttagaTATGCTGAGAATTCCAAGGGAAGTCAcagagcatgccttgaagatcagacCGGGTTCTAGGCCGGTCAAACAATGCCTGTGCCGCTTCAATGAGGAGAAGAGGAGGCTCATCGACAAGGAAATCGCTAAGCTCTTGGCGGCGGGTTTCATCaaagaagtataccacccagagtggttatccaatcctattcttataaaaaagaaaagtgggaaatggagaatgtgtgttgactacatgagcCTCAATAAAGGTGTGCCCAAAGGatttgtttcctttgccatgcatagatcaggtagttgactcgaccttagggtgtgaaaccctatgcttccttgatgcgtactccgggtaccatcagatcatgataaaaaagtccgaccagctcgcgacctctttcatcaccccgttcggatcgttctgctatgttgcaatgccgtttggactcaagaacgctagggctacataccagcgttgcaTGACCAAAtgttttggagacctcatcgggcggactgtTGAGGcttacatggatgacatcatagtcaagtccaagcagACCGACCAGCTCGTGGCTGACCTGGAGCAGACCTTTAGGAACCTCCGGgagaacggcatcaagctcaaccccgaaaaatgcatctttggggtcccaaggggcatgctgctcggattCATTGTCtccaagcatggcatcgaagcaaaCCCGGTAtaaatcttagccatcacaaagatgggtCCAATTCCCAACCTAAAGAGAGTTCAGAAGGTTACTGGGTGCCTCGCAGTGCTTAGCCGCTTTATTTCATGACTCGACGAACGAGGGCTCCCCCATTACCAGCTCCTGAAGAAAACAGACCGATTTGCGTGGACGCCTGAGGCTCAGGAAGCGCTTGACAAGCTCAAAGTGCTCCTAACGAAGGCCTCAATTCTGGTCCCGTCGGTTGAGGGAGAGCCACTCCTACTCTACATCGCAGCTACAACTTAGGTGGTCAGCGCTGCCTTGGTTGTAGAACGGGGAGAATagggacatgccctcaaggtACAATGCCCTATGTACTTCGTTAGCGAAGTCTTGTCTGActccaagacacgctacccctagatccagaagctcctatacaccatcctgatcaccaagaggaagctgtgCCACTACTTCAACTCACACCAGGTGACCATCATGTCATCTTTCCCCCTCGACAAGGTTATCCAAAACCGGGAGTCCTTGGGGAGAATCgtgaaatgggcactcgagctgatggatcagggcgtCACGTACGCCCCACGAATGGTCATTAAGTCTCAGGTACTAGCTGACTTTGTGGCCAAATGGACTGAGACCCAGATGCCACCGGTGGCCATTGATCAGGAGTACTGGactatgtacttcgatggatcactgatgaagaagggcgtcggGGTTAGGCTAGTTTTTGTTTCCCCCCTCGGGGTGCGCATGAGGTCATGAAGGAGCTaagctgccacaacaccaagatggttgTGTATTGTCATGAGGTCCAATAGTTGCaggacaagttcaatggcctcgagctcaaccataTCCCAAGGTGGCTCAACGAAGTAGCCGACACgttagcaaagatggcatcgagcCGAGAGCCAATCCCCACCGGCATCTTCACTAGTGACCTACACAAGCCCTCTGTCTGATACGAGGAACCAGAACAGGCCAGCAATGAGCCGCCAGTTCTGGGCTCGGGGGCTGACCGACTCTTAGTTGCATCTGACCCTGAGGCCATGGAACTCATCAAAGACCTAGGGTCCAAGCCTAACCCTTTGATCGACTAGAGAACACCTTATCTTGATTgcctcctccatgaggtgctcCCTGCTGACAAGATGTTGGCCCGACGGCTCAcgcgtcgtgccaagtccttcgtcgtCATAAAAGGGGAGCTCTACAAATGTAGCCACACCGGAATCCTACAGCGTTGCATCCCCACCGAATAGGGGAAGGACCTGCTAGAAGACATCCATGGAGGGGTCTGCGGACATCAcgccgcacctagaaccttggtcggAAACACATCCCGGcaaggtttctactagccaaccgcggTGGCCGACGCTGAGCAGGTCGTATGCACATgcaaagggtgccagtactatgctcgacaaactcacctaccggcccaaacgctctagacgatccccatcacatggcctaTTGCGGTCTGGGGGATCGACCTGGTAGGGCCCCTCAagagggcgcccgggggctttatgCACTTACTTATCGCTGTCgacaagttcacaaagtggatagaggctcggccgatcaccatgatcaaatccgagcaggccgtgttgttcttcacggacatcgtccatcgctttggagtcccaaactccatcatcatggacaactgcacgcagttcaccgggaagaagttcctccaattctatgatgaatatcaCATCTGCGTTGACTGGGCCGCTGTGGTGCACCCCCACAAGAATGGGCAGGTCAAGCgcacaaacggcatggtcctacagggcctcaagcctaggatcttcaaccgattgaaaaagtttggcggacgatgggtCACCGAGCTTCCTGTGGTACTCTAGAGCCAAAGGATGTCCAGCAGCCCAGCAACTGGTTACACGCCATTTTTCATGGTCTACGGCTCTGAAGCCATCCTCCCTCctgacctcaactatggagcgccaagggtcaaggcctacaacgagcagggaaatgaagcatctttggaagatgccatggacctgcTTGACGAAGCACGCGACATCACCCTGCTCCAttcagccaaataccagcaggcaCTATGGT includes:
- the LOC136460648 gene encoding uncharacterized protein, with product MDGGSDLNIMYAETLDAMGIDRARIRPTRAPFHSNVLGKQAIPIEQINLPITFGNLSNYRTETLTFEELAAIGKDIAEGAPDMKWVAGSFEPTENAKEVLVDPDNSVDKMVGIGTDLSPK